From the Pseudarthrobacter sp. MM222 genome, one window contains:
- a CDS encoding cyclase family protein: protein MTTRNTAPARVTGTGESATIESPVIRREDPLGSIRAMAEAHNNWGRWGDDDVLGTLNFIDTAKRVEAAALVRTGEAYSLSQPFDTNGPQKGWRRRTNPVHTMTDTGVDAERGNQGFPHGFGGADDVIAMPLQCSTQWDGLGHIFDQGKAWNGRAAGDVVTSEGDLVTGIQTAAAKIVTRGVLLDVGRAIGPELGRTDGELPDGFAITPEHLQRTIDLQGPSSKVGRGDILVIRTGQYTRVRREGWGDYAGGSAPGLSFSTAPWVHRSEIAGIATDTWGFEVRPNEFDGAFQPLHQIAIPNLGLFLGEMWDPDGLAEACAADGRYDFLLTAAPLPITGAVGSPVNPIAVR, encoded by the coding sequence GTGACCACCCGGAACACCGCGCCCGCCCGCGTCACCGGCACCGGGGAATCAGCCACCATCGAGTCCCCGGTGATCCGGCGTGAAGACCCGCTCGGCAGCATCCGCGCAATGGCCGAAGCCCACAACAACTGGGGCCGCTGGGGCGACGACGACGTCCTGGGGACCCTGAACTTCATCGACACCGCCAAGCGCGTCGAAGCCGCTGCCTTGGTTCGGACGGGCGAGGCCTACTCGCTGTCCCAGCCGTTCGACACCAACGGACCGCAGAAGGGCTGGCGCCGCCGTACCAACCCCGTCCACACCATGACGGACACCGGCGTCGACGCCGAGCGCGGCAACCAAGGCTTCCCCCATGGTTTCGGTGGGGCGGATGACGTCATCGCCATGCCTCTCCAGTGCTCCACACAGTGGGACGGCCTGGGCCACATCTTCGACCAGGGCAAGGCCTGGAACGGCCGAGCCGCCGGAGACGTGGTCACCTCCGAGGGCGACCTGGTGACCGGGATCCAGACCGCGGCCGCGAAGATCGTCACCCGCGGCGTCCTGCTGGACGTCGGACGCGCCATCGGACCCGAACTGGGAAGGACCGACGGCGAACTGCCGGACGGTTTCGCCATCACCCCGGAGCACCTTCAGCGGACCATCGACCTGCAGGGCCCCAGCTCAAAGGTGGGCCGCGGCGACATCCTGGTGATCCGCACCGGACAGTACACCCGGGTGCGCCGGGAAGGCTGGGGCGACTACGCCGGTGGCTCCGCGCCAGGGCTGTCCTTCAGCACCGCGCCCTGGGTTCACCGCAGTGAAATCGCCGGGATCGCCACCGACACCTGGGGCTTCGAGGTCCGCCCGAACGAGTTCGACGGCGCCTTCCAGCCCCTCCACCAAATCGCCATCCCCAACCTCGGGCTGTTCCTCGGCGAGATGTGGGACCCGGACGGCCTGGCGGAGGCATGCGCTGCGGACGGCAGGTACGACTTCCTGCTCACGGCCGCGCCGCTTCCCATCACCGGTGCCGTGGGATCGCCGGTCAACCCGATCGCAGTCCGGTAG
- a CDS encoding phosphatidylinositol-specific phospholipase C/glycerophosphodiester phosphodiesterase family protein, giving the protein MFVKSTLAAVAVLASLAGTAAAPAPAEATKPAPVVGQPLAQAHAHNDYEHDRPLFDALEHGFTSVEADVWLVDGELMVAHDLEDVQPGVTLERLYLDPLQDLVRGQGNSVYPKWDGSLQLLIDIKSDGESTYAAIEQELAEHRDIMSRYSHGTTKNGPVTAVVSGNRPLATMQAQEKRFSFYDGRSADLTSGRPAGLMPLVSDNWTKLFTWQGVGPMPEAEHAELRAYVADAHANGFRVRFWATPDMPGTAREAIWNELFDAGVDHINTDDLAALQQFLTARGA; this is encoded by the coding sequence GTGTTCGTGAAAAGCACCCTTGCCGCCGTCGCCGTCCTTGCCTCCCTGGCCGGGACAGCAGCAGCCCCTGCCCCGGCAGAGGCAACCAAGCCGGCTCCCGTCGTCGGCCAGCCGCTCGCCCAGGCACATGCGCACAACGACTATGAGCACGACCGTCCCCTGTTTGATGCGCTGGAGCATGGCTTCACCAGCGTGGAAGCGGACGTGTGGCTGGTGGACGGCGAGCTGATGGTTGCCCACGACCTGGAGGATGTCCAGCCCGGCGTTACGCTCGAGAGGCTCTACCTCGATCCGCTCCAGGATCTGGTCCGCGGCCAGGGCAACAGTGTCTACCCGAAGTGGGATGGCAGCCTGCAACTTCTTATCGACATCAAGAGCGACGGCGAATCCACGTACGCCGCAATCGAGCAGGAACTGGCCGAGCACCGCGACATCATGAGCCGCTACAGCCACGGCACCACCAAGAACGGCCCGGTCACCGCGGTCGTCAGCGGAAACCGGCCGCTGGCCACCATGCAGGCGCAGGAGAAGCGCTTCAGCTTCTACGATGGCCGCTCCGCAGACCTCACCTCCGGAAGGCCTGCCGGCCTGATGCCGCTGGTCAGCGACAACTGGACCAAGCTCTTCACCTGGCAGGGCGTAGGCCCCATGCCGGAGGCCGAGCACGCCGAACTGCGCGCCTACGTGGCCGACGCGCACGCCAATGGCTTCCGTGTCCGCTTCTGGGCCACCCCCGACATGCCCGGCACCGCACGCGAAGCCATCTGGAACGAACTCTTCGACGCCGGCGTGGACCACATCAACACGGACGACCTCGCCGCGCTGCAGCAGTTCCTGACCGCCCGCGGGGCCTAA
- the xylA gene encoding xylose isomerase: MAIQPTREDKFSFGLWTVGWEAQDQFGSATRPPLDTVEAVNRLSDLGAYGITFHDNDLFPFGCSAADRQREIDRLTGALKSTGMIVPMVTTNLFSHPVFKDGGFTSNDRGVRRFALRKVLDNIDLAAELGAETFVMWGGREGSEYDAAKDIRGALERYREAVNLLGDYVTDKGYNIRFAIEPKPNEPRGDILLPTLGHALAFIETLERPELVGINPETGHEQMAGLNFTHGIAQALYQGKLFHIDLNGQRSIKFDQDLVFGHGDLQNAFSLVDLLENGGPDGGPAYNGPRHFDYKPSRTEDIDGVWDSAAANMQTYLLLKERAKAFRADPEVQAALQASRVAEINEPTLNPGESYEQLRADRASYEDFDADAYFGGKGFGFVKLQQLFIEHLLGAR; the protein is encoded by the coding sequence ATGGCGATTCAGCCCACCCGTGAAGACAAGTTTTCCTTCGGCCTCTGGACGGTGGGCTGGGAAGCCCAGGACCAGTTCGGCTCCGCCACCCGCCCGCCGCTGGACACGGTGGAGGCCGTCAACAGGCTCAGTGACCTCGGCGCTTACGGCATCACGTTCCACGACAATGACCTCTTTCCATTTGGCTGCTCCGCCGCCGACCGCCAGCGCGAAATCGACCGGCTGACGGGAGCGCTGAAGTCCACCGGAATGATCGTCCCGATGGTCACCACGAACCTGTTCAGCCACCCCGTCTTCAAGGACGGTGGCTTCACCAGCAACGACCGCGGCGTCCGGCGCTTCGCCCTCCGCAAGGTGCTGGACAACATCGACCTCGCCGCCGAACTCGGCGCCGAAACATTCGTCATGTGGGGCGGCCGCGAAGGCAGCGAATACGATGCCGCCAAGGACATCCGCGGCGCCCTGGAACGCTACCGGGAGGCCGTCAACTTGTTGGGTGACTACGTCACGGACAAGGGTTACAACATCCGGTTCGCGATCGAGCCCAAGCCCAACGAACCCCGGGGCGACATCCTTCTGCCCACCCTGGGCCACGCCCTGGCCTTCATCGAAACGCTCGAACGCCCCGAACTGGTGGGCATCAACCCCGAAACCGGTCACGAGCAGATGGCGGGCCTGAACTTCACCCACGGCATCGCCCAGGCGCTTTACCAGGGCAAGCTTTTCCATATCGACCTTAACGGCCAGCGCAGCATCAAGTTCGACCAGGACCTGGTGTTCGGCCACGGCGACCTGCAGAACGCATTCTCCCTGGTGGATCTGCTCGAAAACGGCGGCCCCGACGGCGGTCCCGCCTACAACGGTCCGCGCCACTTCGACTACAAGCCCAGCCGCACCGAGGACATCGACGGTGTGTGGGACTCCGCTGCCGCCAACATGCAGACCTACCTGCTGCTGAAGGAACGCGCCAAGGCTTTCCGTGCCGATCCCGAGGTCCAGGCGGCGCTGCAGGCCTCGCGGGTCGCGGAAATCAACGAGCCCACGCTCAACCCCGGCGAAAGCTACGAGCAGCTCCGCGCGGACCGCGCCTCCTACGAGGACTTCGACGCCGACGCCTACTTCGGCGGCAAGGGATTCGGCTTCGTGAAGCTGCAGCAGCTCTTCATTGAACACCTGCTCGGCGCCCGCTGA
- a CDS encoding aminoglycoside phosphotransferase family protein: MPPATVEVSNTVVQRLVRDQRPDLGDCPLTRVANGWDNATFRLGDGLAVRLPRRAEAVPLILHEQRYLPDIARRSPVAVPVPVHAGRPTSDFPWPWSIVRWVPGTAAADAGPPGRGPAAKDLADFLLSLHVPAETGVPVNPFRGVPLTDSGTVLVERLGDHERYPQAAALRAVWAHACAAKPWDGPPMMLHGDLHPGNILLADRGSLAGVIDFGDVGAGDPAVDLAVGWLMFDAGTRHRFMGAFGAAVEADTWMRARGWALILSTAMLSNSDDNPRMFSVGKFGIGQILDG, from the coding sequence ATGCCGCCAGCCACGGTGGAAGTGAGCAACACCGTCGTCCAGCGCCTCGTACGGGACCAGCGGCCCGACCTCGGCGATTGTCCTTTAACGCGGGTTGCGAACGGCTGGGACAACGCGACCTTCCGGCTCGGTGACGGCCTGGCCGTCCGGCTGCCGCGCAGGGCGGAGGCCGTCCCGCTGATACTGCATGAGCAGCGCTACCTTCCCGACATAGCCCGCCGCTCCCCGGTTGCGGTTCCTGTCCCCGTCCATGCCGGCAGGCCGACGTCGGACTTTCCATGGCCGTGGAGCATCGTGCGGTGGGTCCCCGGAACCGCTGCGGCCGACGCCGGCCCGCCAGGCCGCGGGCCGGCGGCTAAAGACCTGGCAGATTTCCTGCTGTCCCTTCACGTGCCCGCCGAAACCGGCGTCCCGGTGAACCCTTTCCGAGGCGTGCCGCTGACAGACAGTGGCACTGTGCTGGTGGAACGGCTCGGGGACCACGAACGCTACCCGCAGGCGGCAGCGCTGAGAGCAGTGTGGGCGCATGCCTGTGCCGCCAAACCCTGGGATGGTCCGCCGATGATGCTCCACGGGGACCTCCACCCCGGCAACATCCTGCTGGCGGACCGCGGCTCCCTGGCCGGCGTCATCGATTTCGGCGACGTCGGGGCGGGGGACCCGGCTGTCGATCTTGCGGTGGGGTGGCTGATGTTCGACGCCGGCACTCGCCACCGCTTCATGGGCGCCTTTGGCGCCGCAGTGGAAGCCGACACCTGGATGAGGGCCCGTGGCTGGGCCCTCATCCTGTCCACCGCCATGCTGAGCAACTCCGACGACAATCCGCGGATGTTCAGCGTAGGAAAGTTCGGGATCGGGCAGATCCTGGATGGCTGA
- a CDS encoding metallophosphoesterase, translated as MPSMTIKTTTAAAVLALGLLASQPATAANNTADSQAFTFGVIGDIPYGEAEIAKFPARIQDINADSALKFVTHVGDIKNGSSVCSDEYFETIRAQFDTFEHPLVFTPGDNEWVDCHRTNNGAYNPLKRLDKLRDVFFNEPGKTLGATMPVRTQADLGLPENVRFTQNRVAFSVLNIQGSNNSLQPWTGLGETTATPEQLAEVEHRTDAVLAQIRDTFTDAERRNDRAVVLMTQADMFDPSLLAAATANPDTMSGFREIVQAIIDETNSFDAPVYLINGDSHVFAENQPLAEGSPWLEIYGRPAADDLQRITVDGSANATNYVRFTVAGNSADGADVLAWEKVPFRQ; from the coding sequence ATGCCTTCAATGACCATCAAAACGACGACGGCGGCAGCCGTCCTGGCGCTCGGACTCCTTGCGTCCCAGCCCGCCACTGCCGCCAACAACACCGCCGACAGCCAGGCGTTCACATTCGGCGTGATCGGCGACATCCCCTACGGCGAGGCCGAAATCGCGAAGTTCCCCGCGCGCATCCAGGACATCAACGCCGACAGCGCGCTGAAGTTCGTCACCCACGTGGGCGACATCAAGAACGGCTCCTCGGTCTGCTCGGACGAGTACTTCGAGACCATCCGCGCACAGTTCGACACCTTCGAGCACCCGCTGGTCTTCACCCCGGGCGACAACGAATGGGTGGACTGCCACCGCACCAACAACGGCGCCTACAACCCGCTGAAACGGCTCGACAAGCTGCGGGATGTCTTCTTCAACGAGCCCGGCAAGACCTTGGGCGCCACCATGCCTGTCAGAACCCAGGCGGACCTCGGGCTGCCGGAAAACGTCCGCTTCACCCAGAACCGGGTGGCGTTCTCCGTGCTGAATATCCAGGGCAGCAACAACTCGCTGCAGCCGTGGACCGGCCTGGGCGAAACCACAGCCACGCCCGAGCAGTTGGCCGAAGTTGAGCACCGGACGGACGCCGTACTGGCCCAGATCCGCGACACCTTCACTGACGCCGAACGCCGCAACGACCGCGCCGTTGTCCTGATGACCCAGGCCGACATGTTCGACCCGTCCCTGCTCGCCGCCGCGACCGCCAACCCGGACACCATGTCCGGCTTCCGCGAAATTGTGCAGGCCATCATCGACGAGACCAATAGCTTCGACGCCCCGGTTTACCTCATCAACGGCGACAGCCACGTCTTCGCCGAGAACCAGCCGCTTGCGGAGGGCTCACCCTGGCTGGAGATCTACGGCCGGCCCGCCGCCGATGACCTGCAGCGCATCACCGTGGACGGATCCGCCAACGCCACCAACTACGTCAGGTTCACCGTCGCCGGCAACAGTGCCGATGGCGCGGACGTTCTGGCCTGGGAAAAGGTCCCCTTCCGCCAGTAG
- a CDS encoding carbohydrate ABC transporter permease, which produces MRISDRRFAVFLMAPAALFLAIFVAYPLFRLVADSFFKISPIAGGPRDFVGLDNYFRAFASEAFMGAGWRTLAYTLVVVTLEFALGLGMALLFTMLGRNSQIWRTVFLYPLMIAPIVAGLLWKFLMIDNFGLIGTLMHQAGLLANPNQIGWLSDPNIVLFSVAIPDIWLTTSFMCLVLFAGLQNIPGDLIEAARLDGARAPAMLFRIILPLLRPVIAVALVVRGIDAARAFDTILIQTNGGPQSASETMSLLIYRTMIRFGDPGLASAMGTIYLLAMLAVAFFAVSTIWRPGKDN; this is translated from the coding sequence GTGCGCATCTCCGATCGCCGCTTCGCAGTGTTTCTGATGGCCCCGGCGGCTTTGTTCCTCGCCATCTTCGTGGCCTATCCGCTATTTCGCCTGGTGGCTGACAGCTTCTTCAAAATCTCGCCCATCGCCGGCGGACCCCGCGACTTCGTGGGCCTGGACAACTACTTCCGGGCCTTCGCCTCGGAGGCGTTTATGGGCGCCGGCTGGCGCACCCTCGCCTACACGCTGGTGGTGGTCACCCTCGAATTCGCCCTCGGGCTGGGCATGGCACTGCTCTTCACGATGCTGGGCCGCAACTCCCAGATCTGGCGGACCGTGTTCCTGTACCCGCTCATGATTGCGCCGATCGTGGCAGGCCTGCTGTGGAAGTTCCTCATGATCGACAACTTCGGCCTGATCGGAACCCTCATGCACCAGGCCGGGCTGCTGGCCAACCCCAACCAGATCGGCTGGTTGTCCGACCCCAACATCGTGCTGTTCTCGGTGGCCATTCCAGACATCTGGCTCACAACGTCATTCATGTGCCTGGTGCTGTTTGCCGGGCTGCAGAACATCCCCGGCGACCTGATCGAAGCGGCCCGCCTGGACGGTGCCCGTGCGCCCGCCATGCTGTTCCGCATCATCCTTCCCCTCCTGCGGCCCGTCATCGCCGTCGCGCTGGTGGTCCGCGGCATCGACGCAGCACGGGCCTTCGACACCATCCTCATCCAGACCAACGGCGGCCCCCAGTCCGCCTCCGAAACCATGAGCCTGCTGATTTACCGCACCATGATCCGCTTCGGCGATCCCGGACTGGCAAGCGCCATGGGCACCATCTACCTGCTGGCCATGCTCGCCGTCGCCTTCTTCGCGGTTTCCACCATCTGGCGGCCAGGAAAGGACAACTGA
- a CDS encoding ABC transporter substrate-binding protein produces MSSRTTISRITALGGLSTAVLLAVTACGAGGPAATSGSAASTVNVLVEAGGHAELTGVAEQCKKNAGIDVNFVELPYDGMFNRLSSEFSSGNVSFDVAALDSVWLPSFKDAVQPIDELFTDEAKKDIFPALVKEANVDGHFIGMPAWTNAEIILYRKDLFEDAKNKADFKAKYGYELAAPTTWKQYQDISEFFTKDGMYGTDVKGGVETEWLAHVLQAGSPVVLDENNNVVIDNAAHKEALDFYTSLTSYAPPGAAQVDWAAAQNLFNQGKTAMTRFWAHAYRQIPKDAPVAGKVGAAPMIGGSAGVAGVPGPWYLSVPKATKNTDNAKKFVKCAYDYNSLGIESSLGLASRISAFEKYQDKAGYESFGPLIKTLNGAATATRPATEKWQQIVDTVLVPLLQKAVAGGDSAALLADAKKQIQDLLK; encoded by the coding sequence ATGTCCTCTCGAACCACGATTTCCCGGATCACCGCCCTTGGCGGCCTGTCCACCGCGGTGCTTCTAGCCGTAACCGCCTGCGGCGCGGGGGGCCCGGCAGCGACGTCGGGTAGCGCCGCGAGCACCGTCAACGTCCTCGTCGAGGCCGGCGGCCACGCCGAACTGACAGGCGTCGCCGAACAGTGCAAGAAAAACGCGGGAATCGACGTCAACTTCGTCGAACTGCCCTACGACGGCATGTTCAACAGGCTCTCCAGCGAGTTCTCCTCCGGCAACGTCTCCTTCGACGTCGCCGCGCTCGACTCCGTCTGGCTGCCCAGCTTCAAGGACGCTGTCCAGCCCATTGACGAGCTCTTCACCGACGAAGCCAAGAAGGACATCTTCCCGGCCCTCGTCAAAGAAGCGAACGTGGACGGGCACTTTATCGGCATGCCGGCCTGGACCAACGCCGAAATCATCCTTTACCGCAAGGACCTCTTCGAGGACGCCAAGAACAAGGCCGACTTCAAGGCCAAGTACGGTTACGAACTCGCCGCTCCGACCACGTGGAAGCAATACCAGGACATCTCTGAATTTTTCACGAAGGACGGCATGTACGGCACTGACGTGAAGGGTGGCGTCGAGACCGAATGGCTGGCCCATGTCCTCCAGGCCGGTTCCCCGGTGGTCCTCGATGAGAACAATAACGTCGTGATTGACAACGCGGCCCACAAGGAAGCACTGGACTTCTACACCAGCCTGACCAGCTATGCGCCTCCGGGTGCGGCGCAGGTGGACTGGGCAGCAGCGCAGAACCTGTTCAACCAGGGCAAGACCGCCATGACCCGCTTCTGGGCCCACGCTTACCGCCAAATCCCCAAGGACGCACCGGTTGCCGGCAAGGTTGGCGCGGCTCCGATGATCGGCGGCAGCGCAGGCGTGGCCGGTGTTCCCGGCCCTTGGTACCTCTCGGTCCCCAAAGCCACCAAGAACACGGACAACGCCAAGAAGTTCGTCAAGTGCGCCTACGACTACAACAGCCTGGGCATCGAGTCCAGCCTGGGCCTCGCCTCGCGCATCTCGGCCTTCGAGAAGTACCAGGACAAGGCCGGCTACGAGAGCTTCGGCCCGCTGATCAAAACGCTCAACGGTGCCGCCACGGCCACCCGGCCGGCAACCGAAAAGTGGCAACAGATCGTGGACACCGTCCTGGTGCCGCTCCTGCAGAAAGCCGTGGCCGGCGGGGACTCCGCGGCCCTCCTGGCTGACGCCAAGAAGCAGATCCAGGACCTCCTCAAGTAA
- a CDS encoding fumarylacetoacetate hydrolase family protein yields the protein MTDTAYSLIRFQEAGDSKAHVGLLVEDRVLPLDGDINSLIEHWDSTESQLDALAASAGEDTGLALTDVEVLAPVEPAQVLQTGANYRKHVIDLAAAHREPDQDEDEVRAKTGAMMDKRAGQGTPYFFIGLPTAIASATDDLVLPSYSKSHDWELELAAVIGRTAFRVTPEEALEYVFGYTMVNDITTREYVFRKDMPAIGSDWYRAKNAPGFLPTGPLLVPAKFFGNPQDVQVTLKLNGKAMQDESTQDMIFGVAKLVSEASQIMPLRPGDLVLTGSPAGNGQHWGRLLQDGDVMEGTITGLGTQLIRCKDEVQTEGSQK from the coding sequence ATGACTGACACTGCGTATTCCCTCATCCGGTTCCAGGAAGCCGGCGACAGCAAGGCCCATGTGGGCCTGCTGGTGGAAGACCGCGTCCTGCCGCTGGATGGGGACATCAACTCCCTGATTGAGCACTGGGACAGCACCGAGAGCCAGTTGGACGCGCTGGCCGCCTCCGCCGGTGAGGACACCGGCCTTGCTCTGACCGACGTGGAAGTCCTTGCCCCGGTGGAGCCCGCCCAGGTCCTGCAGACCGGCGCGAACTACCGCAAGCACGTGATCGACCTCGCCGCGGCGCACCGCGAACCGGACCAGGACGAAGACGAAGTACGCGCTAAGACCGGGGCCATGATGGATAAGCGTGCAGGCCAGGGCACGCCGTACTTCTTCATCGGGCTGCCGACGGCGATCGCGTCGGCCACCGACGATCTCGTCCTGCCCTCCTACAGCAAGTCCCACGACTGGGAACTGGAACTGGCGGCGGTCATCGGCCGAACGGCCTTCCGGGTCACCCCCGAAGAAGCCCTGGAATACGTGTTCGGCTACACGATGGTCAACGACATCACCACGCGGGAGTACGTCTTCCGGAAGGACATGCCTGCCATCGGCTCGGACTGGTACCGCGCTAAGAACGCGCCAGGCTTTCTGCCCACCGGGCCGCTGCTGGTGCCGGCCAAGTTCTTCGGCAACCCGCAGGACGTCCAGGTGACGCTGAAGCTCAACGGTAAAGCCATGCAGGACGAATCCACGCAGGACATGATCTTCGGCGTCGCCAAGCTGGTCAGCGAGGCCTCCCAGATCATGCCGCTGCGCCCGGGTGACTTGGTCCTCACCGGAAGCCCCGCGGGCAACGGACAGCACTGGGGCCGGCTGCTTCAGGACGGGGACGTCATGGAAGGAACCATCACGGGCCTGGGCACCCAACTGATCCGTTGCAAGGACGAAGTTCAAACTGAAGGCAGCCAAAAGTGA
- a CDS encoding VOC family protein gives METPLSHLAHLEITAPDVEASARFYEEKFGMRVVDRVDGNVYLRCWGDYYRYSLVITEGPEASLGRMAWRTNSQDALETAAQRIEATGVEGTWTTGGHGYGKAYEFTGPYGHHMRIFFDVEKFVAEPGFESIYPDRPERRSSHAAAPRFLDHVTVASSDVRGFAKWYNEALGFRVMAFVDLDEAPITVFSVLTTNEKSHDLGVVLDTSDRQGRVNHIAFWVDATEDLLRTADVMMENGTPMEYGPSIHGVGEQNFLYFRDPSGLRVELNSGGYRNYVPDWDANTWKPSEGSNNFYKNGAMPHSMTESFPPADGFTATEEGASPEMKEALLNPYAKQGRG, from the coding sequence GTGGAAACTCCCCTCTCCCATCTCGCCCACCTTGAGATCACCGCCCCGGACGTCGAAGCATCCGCGCGGTTCTACGAGGAAAAGTTCGGCATGCGCGTCGTCGACCGAGTGGACGGCAACGTCTACCTGCGCTGCTGGGGCGACTACTACCGCTACAGCCTTGTCATCACCGAGGGTCCGGAAGCCTCCCTGGGCCGGATGGCCTGGCGCACCAACTCTCAGGACGCCCTGGAAACGGCAGCCCAGCGCATTGAGGCGACGGGGGTCGAGGGCACCTGGACCACCGGTGGCCACGGTTACGGAAAGGCCTATGAATTCACCGGCCCCTACGGACACCACATGCGGATCTTCTTCGACGTTGAGAAGTTCGTGGCCGAGCCCGGTTTCGAATCCATCTATCCTGATCGTCCGGAGCGCCGCAGCAGCCACGCCGCAGCGCCCCGCTTCCTGGATCACGTCACCGTGGCCTCCTCCGATGTCCGTGGTTTCGCCAAGTGGTACAACGAGGCATTGGGTTTCCGCGTCATGGCATTCGTGGACCTGGACGAAGCACCAATCACCGTCTTCTCCGTGCTGACCACCAACGAGAAATCACACGACCTCGGCGTGGTCCTGGACACCTCCGACCGCCAGGGCCGCGTCAACCACATCGCATTCTGGGTGGACGCCACCGAGGACCTGCTGCGCACCGCGGACGTCATGATGGAAAATGGCACCCCCATGGAGTACGGCCCCTCCATCCACGGCGTGGGTGAACAGAACTTCCTGTACTTCCGCGATCCCTCCGGCCTGCGCGTCGAGCTCAACTCCGGTGGCTACCGCAACTACGTCCCGGACTGGGACGCCAACACCTGGAAGCCTTCCGAGGGCTCGAACAACTTCTACAAGAACGGCGCCATGCCGCACTCGATGACCGAGTCCTTCCCTCCCGCCGACGGCTTCACCGCCACCGAAGAGGGCGCCTCGCCCGAAATGAAGGAAGCACTCCTGAACCCCTACGCCAAGCAGGGACGGGGCTAA
- a CDS encoding ROK family transcriptional regulator, which yields MIDRVVAGSSRAGEPDPSRRNNLSLLTSLIHHHGVLSRAELTRRTGLNRSTVGTLIGQLASLGLVYETATAGEGQVGRPSPEVRPSPSIAALAVNPEIDAVTIGLVGLGGQVQKKIRFDTERIPSAREAVNIASAVIAGMRSELDATYRITGIGMAVPGLVNRDDGTVRHAPHLGWRNEPVARMLGEATGYPCQAANDASLGTEAELIFGAGAGKQNLIYLNGGASGIGGGIIANGQLLRGASGYAGELGHTFVRSGGTTCHCGATGCLETEVSQSRLLELAGLRRGNTADLDEALANSGSAALSDEVARQLGYLGIALRNAVNIFNPEAVVLDGFLGALHAAAPTSFNDALLSQALDGPAAQVNISRAALGSDLMMIGAAELAFSRFLADPAGFRSVSYPPGK from the coding sequence GTGATCGACCGGGTCGTAGCCGGAAGCAGCCGGGCGGGCGAACCGGATCCGTCTCGCCGCAATAACCTGTCGCTGCTGACCTCCCTCATCCACCACCACGGTGTCCTCAGCCGTGCCGAGCTGACCCGGCGCACCGGATTGAACCGCTCCACCGTCGGGACGTTGATCGGACAGCTCGCCTCCTTGGGACTGGTCTACGAGACGGCAACCGCCGGGGAGGGGCAGGTCGGCAGGCCGAGTCCGGAGGTGCGCCCCAGCCCGTCGATCGCGGCATTGGCGGTGAACCCGGAGATCGACGCAGTCACCATTGGTTTGGTCGGCCTCGGCGGACAGGTGCAAAAGAAAATCCGTTTCGACACCGAACGGATACCAAGCGCCCGGGAAGCGGTGAATATCGCCTCGGCAGTCATCGCCGGAATGCGCTCCGAGCTGGACGCCACTTACCGGATCACAGGCATCGGCATGGCCGTACCCGGCCTGGTCAATCGCGACGACGGCACGGTGCGGCACGCGCCACACCTGGGCTGGCGGAACGAGCCGGTCGCCCGGATGCTGGGCGAAGCCACCGGCTACCCGTGCCAAGCCGCCAACGACGCCTCGCTCGGAACCGAAGCTGAACTGATTTTCGGCGCCGGCGCGGGAAAACAAAACCTGATCTATCTCAATGGCGGCGCCAGCGGCATCGGCGGCGGAATCATCGCGAACGGCCAACTTCTCCGCGGCGCATCAGGCTACGCCGGGGAACTCGGCCACACCTTCGTCCGCTCCGGGGGAACAACCTGCCACTGCGGAGCCACCGGGTGCCTGGAAACCGAGGTTTCGCAGTCACGGCTCCTGGAACTTGCCGGCCTGCGCCGCGGCAACACCGCCGACCTCGACGAAGCACTGGCGAACTCGGGCAGCGCGGCGCTCAGCGACGAAGTCGCCCGCCAGCTCGGGTATCTAGGCATCGCCCTGCGCAATGCCGTAAACATCTTCAACCCCGAGGCCGTAGTCCTGGACGGTTTTCTGGGCGCCCTGCACGCAGCGGCACCCACATCGTTTAACGACGCGCTGCTATCTCAGGCGCTGGACGGTCCCGCCGCTCAGGTCAACATAAGCCGCGCAGCCCTGGGTTCCGACCTGATGATGATCGGTGCTGCGGAACTGGCTTTCTCCCGGTTCCTGGCCGACCCGGCGGGATTCCGTTCCGTCAGCTATCCGCCAGGCAAATAG